In Frondihabitans sp. PAMC 28766, a genomic segment contains:
- a CDS encoding glycosyltransferase family 4 protein, which produces MTDVNRHGMRRGRVLVVHSSDEMYGSDRIVLEVVAELVESDQLDVTVWLPSDVAPGPLGHLLRELGARVERQPLPILRRMKLTPGGFLRLGRDAARTFARLRGRHFDLVYCATSACLPIAPVARLAGVRRVVGHLQEPWGTRDRVGLRPLARACTALVAVSRSVLGASGLAEDARAVVVHNGVPHRSRDLPEAPPTHQRPHYVVASRWNPHKGHATLLKAWEKAGCPGELVILGAVPAVGLGVDVEALVAAHVSDPSTVVVVGEVDDTTPYLQAADAVILPTDTLEGFGLVTVEAFSEGRAVIASRSGGPEEVIADGRTGWLFDRQDVDGLATLLTTLDIGSLAAAGARARETYLAEYTPEHMRRRISAVVDRELHWRDAQTVGADELAVAS; this is translated from the coding sequence ATGACCGATGTCAACCGACACGGCATGCGCCGGGGGCGCGTCCTGGTCGTGCACTCGTCCGACGAGATGTACGGCTCCGATCGGATCGTGCTCGAGGTCGTCGCCGAGCTCGTCGAATCCGACCAGCTCGACGTGACCGTGTGGCTGCCCTCCGACGTGGCACCGGGCCCGCTCGGCCACCTGCTGCGCGAGCTCGGGGCGAGGGTCGAGCGCCAGCCGCTGCCGATCCTGCGCCGCATGAAGCTCACGCCGGGCGGCTTCCTCCGCCTCGGGCGCGACGCCGCTCGCACCTTCGCGCGCCTCCGCGGGCGCCACTTCGATCTCGTCTACTGCGCCACCAGTGCCTGTCTGCCCATCGCCCCCGTCGCCCGCCTCGCGGGTGTGCGCCGGGTCGTCGGGCACCTCCAAGAACCATGGGGAACGAGGGACCGGGTAGGTCTTCGTCCCCTGGCACGCGCGTGCACGGCCCTCGTGGCCGTCTCGCGCTCGGTCCTCGGCGCGTCGGGTCTCGCCGAGGACGCGCGGGCGGTGGTGGTGCACAACGGTGTGCCCCATCGCTCGCGTGATCTTCCCGAGGCCCCGCCGACCCATCAGCGACCCCACTACGTCGTGGCCAGCCGGTGGAACCCCCACAAGGGCCACGCCACGCTGCTGAAGGCGTGGGAGAAGGCCGGATGCCCGGGTGAGCTCGTGATCCTGGGCGCAGTCCCCGCCGTCGGCCTCGGCGTCGACGTGGAGGCGCTCGTCGCCGCGCACGTCTCCGACCCCTCGACCGTCGTGGTCGTCGGCGAGGTCGACGACACGACTCCCTACCTCCAGGCCGCCGACGCGGTGATCCTGCCCACCGACACCCTCGAAGGCTTCGGGCTCGTCACAGTCGAGGCTTTCAGCGAAGGACGCGCTGTGATAGCCAGCCGCTCAGGAGGCCCCGAAGAGGTCATCGCCGACGGGCGCACGGGCTGGCTGTTCGATCGTCAGGACGTCGACGGCCTCGCCACGCTGCTGACGACCCTCGACATCGGTTCGCTGGCCGCGGCCGGCGCGCGCGCCCGCGAGACGTATCTCGCCGAATACACGCCCGAGCACATGCGTCGTCGCATCAGCGCCGTCGTCGATCGCGAGCTGCACTGGCGAGACGCACAGACCGTAGGAGCCGACGAACTGGCGGTGGCATCATGA
- a CDS encoding sugar transferase, translating to MSGISRDAGESRLTWAAPTRKANPAWADLGDRVGGADQGSSWAIRYRRRLLASDAGIIAVSVVVASLVEAFRGGIDRTASDIAAAHPESLLETIGYPIGIGLLWALCLSFHRTRDLSVVGTGAAEYKRVLNATILTFVLIALVISITGHESMRAYFFVALPGGALALIGSRYGLRRWLMHQRSIGNYLSRAIVVGSRADVRYVIDRIDEKPGALYDVVGAVVDDGDTSGIAIGSRVVPIVAGLDDVSRAVWKMSVESVIVAGDPRHGTDYVRDLGWSLEGRATELVIASRMANVAGPRIHFRPVEGLPLMHVELPQFDGPKHVMKRATDVALSGLGILLTLPLMAVIAILVKSGDGGPVLFRQTRVGRDGERFTMLKFRTMVVDAEERLAELSAQSEGAGLLFKMKQDPRVTGVGRVLRKYSLDELPQLFNIFGGTMSIVGPRPPLPTEVEGYADHVHRRLYIKPGLTGMWQVNGRSDLSWEESVRLDLYYVENWSMTVDLVLMWRTVKVILRPEGAY from the coding sequence ATGAGCGGCATCAGCCGTGACGCCGGCGAGAGCCGGCTGACCTGGGCTGCTCCGACGCGCAAAGCGAACCCGGCATGGGCGGATCTCGGGGATCGGGTGGGCGGCGCCGACCAGGGCTCGTCCTGGGCCATCCGCTACCGTCGTCGCCTGCTGGCGTCCGACGCCGGCATCATCGCCGTGAGCGTCGTCGTCGCGAGCCTCGTCGAAGCCTTCCGAGGCGGCATCGACCGGACGGCGTCCGACATCGCCGCCGCGCACCCGGAGTCGCTCCTCGAGACCATCGGCTACCCCATCGGGATCGGCCTGCTCTGGGCGCTCTGCCTCTCCTTCCACCGCACCCGCGACCTGTCCGTCGTCGGCACGGGCGCCGCGGAGTACAAGCGCGTGCTGAACGCCACGATCCTCACCTTCGTGCTCATTGCGCTGGTGATCTCGATCACCGGCCACGAGAGCATGCGCGCCTACTTCTTCGTCGCCCTGCCCGGTGGCGCCCTCGCCCTCATCGGCTCGCGCTACGGCCTGCGACGCTGGCTCATGCACCAGCGCAGCATCGGCAACTACCTGTCGCGGGCCATCGTCGTCGGCAGCCGCGCCGACGTCCGCTACGTCATCGACCGGATCGACGAGAAGCCGGGCGCCCTCTATGACGTGGTCGGCGCCGTCGTCGACGACGGGGACACCTCCGGCATCGCCATCGGCTCACGGGTGGTCCCCATCGTCGCCGGCCTCGACGACGTGTCGAGAGCCGTCTGGAAGATGTCCGTCGAGAGCGTCATCGTCGCCGGCGACCCGCGGCACGGCACCGACTACGTCCGCGACCTCGGCTGGAGCCTCGAAGGCCGCGCCACCGAGCTCGTCATCGCGTCGCGAATGGCCAACGTCGCCGGCCCCCGCATCCACTTCCGCCCGGTGGAGGGGCTGCCCCTCATGCATGTCGAGCTGCCGCAGTTCGACGGGCCCAAGCACGTGATGAAGCGGGCGACCGATGTGGCCCTGTCGGGTCTCGGCATCCTGCTGACCCTGCCGTTGATGGCGGTGATCGCGATCCTCGTGAAATCCGGCGACGGCGGCCCCGTCCTCTTCCGCCAGACGCGAGTCGGCCGGGACGGAGAGCGCTTCACGATGCTGAAGTTCCGCACCATGGTCGTCGACGCCGAAGAGCGCCTCGCCGAGTTGAGCGCGCAGTCCGAGGGAGCAGGCCTCCTGTTCAAGATGAAGCAGGACCCGCGCGTCACCGGCGTCGGCCGGGTGCTTCGCAAGTACTCGCTCGACGAGCTGCCGCAGCTGTTCAACATCTTCGGAGGCACCATGAGCATCGTCGGACCGCGCCCGCCGCTGCCGACCGAGGTCGAGGGCTACGCCGACCACGTGCACCGCCGCCTCTACATCAAGCCCGGGCTCACCGGCATGTGGCAGGTCAACGGCCGCAGCGACCTCAGCTGGGAGGAGAGCGTGAGGCTCGACCTCTATTACGTCGAGAACTGGTCGATGACGGTCGACCTCGTGCTCATGTGGCGAACCGTCAAAGTGATCCTGCGGCCGGAGGGGGCCTACTGA
- a CDS encoding SGNH/GDSL hydrolase family protein has protein sequence MPRAHPWSRFVAVGDSFTEGIGDPDPNSPGGFRGWADRTAAVLGEASDDFAYANLAIRGRLLHEIIDQQTQAALDLHPDLVTVSAGGNDIIRPGTDPDEVAGRLEGLVESLSSDGATVVVFTGPDIGATPVLGRLRGKVAIYNENVHAIALRHDAVVADMWALRELSDSRMWAPDRLHFSPLGHHTIARMVLASLAVDNDLQEYTLPEAETRHWREARREDIGWAREYLVPWVLRRVRHQSSGDGRGPKRPEALGLLYIDEANAPRRETAADASAE, from the coding sequence ATGCCTCGAGCCCACCCCTGGTCACGCTTCGTCGCCGTCGGCGACTCCTTCACCGAAGGCATCGGCGACCCCGACCCGAACTCCCCGGGCGGTTTCCGCGGCTGGGCCGACCGCACGGCGGCGGTGCTCGGCGAGGCGTCTGACGACTTCGCCTACGCCAACCTCGCCATCCGCGGGCGGCTGCTGCACGAGATCATCGACCAGCAGACGCAGGCGGCCCTCGACCTGCATCCTGATCTCGTCACAGTCTCGGCCGGCGGCAACGACATCATCCGCCCCGGCACCGACCCCGACGAGGTCGCCGGGCGCCTCGAGGGGCTCGTCGAGAGCCTCTCGTCGGACGGCGCCACAGTGGTCGTCTTCACCGGGCCCGACATCGGCGCCACCCCGGTGCTCGGCCGCCTGCGCGGCAAGGTCGCGATCTACAACGAGAACGTGCATGCCATCGCCCTCCGCCATGACGCGGTCGTGGCCGACATGTGGGCTCTCCGCGAGCTCTCCGACAGCCGGATGTGGGCCCCCGACCGCCTGCACTTCTCGCCTCTCGGCCATCACACGATCGCCCGCATGGTGCTCGCGTCGCTCGCCGTCGACAACGACCTCCAGGAGTACACGCTGCCGGAGGCCGAGACTCGGCACTGGCGCGAGGCCCGGCGCGAGGACATCGGCTGGGCGCGCGAGTACCTCGTGCCGTGGGTGCTGCGCCGCGTGCGTCACCAGTCGTCGGGCGACGGGCGCGGGCCGAAGCGGCCCGAGGCGCTGGGGTTGCTCTACATCGACGAGGCGAACGCCCCCAGGCGTGAGACCGCCGCCGACGCGTCCGCCGAGTAG
- a CDS encoding adenylyltransferase/cytidyltransferase family protein: MTNPRRVGYAAGAYDLFHIGHLNLLRHAKSQCDWLIAGVVADEMLELNKGVSPMVPLAERLEIVSHIDFVDEAYAEHLPDKMSVWEELHFDVFFKGDDWRGTEKGLRLEREFAEVGVEVVYFPYTMSTSSTILRRAVSALDSEDEIASR, encoded by the coding sequence ATGACGAACCCCCGCCGCGTCGGTTACGCAGCCGGCGCCTACGACCTCTTCCACATCGGTCACCTGAACCTGCTCCGGCACGCGAAGAGCCAGTGCGACTGGCTCATCGCCGGCGTCGTCGCCGACGAGATGCTCGAACTCAACAAGGGCGTGTCGCCCATGGTGCCGCTGGCCGAGCGGCTCGAGATCGTCAGTCACATCGACTTCGTCGACGAGGCCTACGCCGAGCACCTCCCCGACAAGATGAGCGTCTGGGAAGAGCTGCACTTCGACGTCTTCTTCAAGGGCGACGACTGGCGCGGCACCGAGAAGGGCCTGCGCCTCGAGCGCGAGTTCGCCGAGGTCGGGGTCGAGGTCGTGTACTTCCCCTACACGATGTCGACGTCGTCGACGATCCTGCGGCGCGCCGTCTCGGCGCTCGACTCGGAAGACGAGATCGCGTCGCGTTGA
- a CDS encoding acyl-CoA dehydrogenase family protein, whose protein sequence is MTTTSQPRDPGTPFDPASLLDDELLERFRARAAGYDASNSFPVDDFGELRALGYLRAAVPVAFGGLGLGLAEVAALQSRLATAAPATALAVNMHLVWTAAAAIVHARGESFLDLVLDDAGRGEVFAFGVSEPGNDLVLFDSVTTASPTGDGGYAFTGTKIFTSLSPVWTRLGVFGRDDSAGDPVIVHGFLHRDDAGHESLGDWDTIGMRGTQSHTTRLTGAVAPASRIVRTLPVGPSADPLVFGIFAAFETLIAAVYRGIARRAVALAVAAAAGRSSRRTGQPLAADPVVRWRMADLWVDVDGLEPQIDRVAQDLDALVDHGGDWFPRLVALKLRSTSIAQSVVDRAVTVAGGGSYRSDTELGRLYRDVLAGRFHPSSSDSVHATVAQRLLGPAD, encoded by the coding sequence GTGACGACGACATCGCAGCCTCGTGATCCTGGAACGCCCTTCGACCCGGCCTCGCTGCTCGACGACGAGCTGCTCGAGCGATTCCGGGCGAGGGCCGCAGGATACGACGCGTCCAACTCGTTTCCCGTCGACGACTTCGGCGAGCTGCGAGCCCTCGGCTACCTCCGTGCCGCCGTCCCGGTGGCGTTCGGCGGCCTGGGGCTCGGCCTGGCCGAGGTCGCGGCCCTGCAGAGCCGCCTGGCCACGGCTGCGCCGGCGACAGCGCTGGCGGTCAACATGCACCTCGTCTGGACGGCCGCCGCGGCCATCGTGCACGCGCGCGGCGAGAGCTTCCTCGACCTCGTGCTCGACGACGCGGGGCGCGGCGAGGTCTTCGCGTTCGGCGTGTCCGAGCCGGGCAACGACCTCGTGCTCTTCGACTCGGTGACGACGGCTTCGCCGACGGGCGACGGCGGGTACGCCTTCACCGGCACGAAGATCTTCACCTCGCTCTCGCCGGTGTGGACACGGCTCGGCGTCTTCGGCCGCGACGACTCGGCGGGTGATCCCGTCATCGTGCACGGCTTCCTGCACCGCGACGACGCCGGGCACGAGTCGCTGGGCGACTGGGACACGATCGGCATGCGGGGCACGCAGAGCCACACGACCCGGCTGACGGGCGCCGTCGCCCCCGCGTCGCGAATCGTCAGGACGCTGCCAGTCGGGCCGAGCGCCGACCCGCTGGTCTTCGGCATCTTCGCCGCGTTCGAGACGCTGATCGCCGCCGTCTACCGCGGCATCGCGCGCCGGGCCGTCGCTCTCGCCGTGGCCGCCGCCGCGGGTCGATCGTCGCGACGGACGGGGCAGCCGCTCGCCGCCGACCCGGTGGTGCGCTGGCGCATGGCCGACCTCTGGGTCGACGTCGACGGCCTCGAGCCGCAGATCGACCGCGTGGCGCAGGATCTCGACGCCCTCGTCGACCACGGAGGGGACTGGTTCCCGAGACTGGTCGCCCTGAAACTCCGCAGCACCTCGATCGCGCAGAGCGTCGTCGACCGCGCCGTGACCGTCGCAGGCGGCGGCTCGTACCGGTCGGACACTGAGCTCGGGCGGCTGTACCGAGACGTGCTCGCCGGGCGGTTCCACCCGTCGTCGAGCGACTCGGTGCACGCGACCGTGGCGCAGCGGCTGCTGGGGCCCGCCGACTGA
- a CDS encoding D-alanyl-D-alanine carboxypeptidase family protein — MSRATASRRELRRETRHPHYVRRRVGVFSLLALIVALGIYLPATLLAPVPTAAGAVTAYTAPTQASTPLELPSYGSSGIEAVGYPTSLATGGSAAPRSIASISKIITALVVLQKKPLDGGNGPKITFTAADHALYATYLAQDGEVAPMNVGDSLTEKQVLQVALIKSANNYAGTLALWAFGTNTAYQAAVKTFLAAHGLTHTTIVEPTGLDARNTSIPTDLIVLGKLALASKDIAPIVDTKQISIPNVGVVQNSNELLGIDDVVGIKTGTLDDHGSNLLFATKQTVDGHAVTLIGAVLGGKDHDTIDADIQRMLAQVTARFHTVDAVAAGSVYGTYATPWGATVQASTTTSVSRLVYGDVTVSGTVHLDRVGLDKAGHRVGSLEVHIGASTTTVPLVLDKAVAAPDAWWRLTNPKVTIGGYSADASAAVSRLGAFASSM, encoded by the coding sequence GTGAGCCGCGCCACCGCGAGCCGGCGGGAACTCCGCCGCGAGACGCGGCACCCGCACTACGTGCGACGACGCGTCGGCGTGTTCTCGCTGCTCGCCCTGATCGTCGCGCTGGGCATCTACCTGCCGGCGACTCTCCTCGCTCCCGTGCCGACCGCCGCCGGCGCCGTGACGGCGTACACGGCGCCGACCCAGGCGTCGACCCCGCTCGAGCTGCCGAGCTACGGGTCGTCCGGCATCGAGGCGGTCGGCTACCCGACGAGCCTCGCCACCGGCGGCTCGGCCGCCCCGCGCTCGATCGCCTCGATCAGCAAGATCATCACCGCGCTCGTCGTGCTGCAGAAGAAGCCGCTCGACGGCGGCAACGGCCCGAAGATCACGTTCACTGCGGCCGATCACGCCCTCTACGCCACGTACCTCGCCCAGGACGGCGAGGTCGCGCCGATGAACGTCGGCGACTCGCTCACCGAGAAGCAGGTGCTGCAGGTCGCCCTCATCAAGTCGGCCAACAACTACGCGGGCACCCTCGCGCTCTGGGCGTTCGGCACGAACACCGCCTACCAGGCCGCAGTGAAGACCTTCCTCGCGGCCCACGGCCTCACCCACACGACGATCGTCGAGCCGACGGGCCTCGACGCCCGCAACACCTCGATCCCCACCGACCTGATCGTGCTCGGCAAGCTGGCGCTGGCCTCGAAGGACATCGCCCCGATCGTCGACACGAAGCAGATCAGCATCCCGAACGTCGGCGTGGTGCAGAACTCGAACGAGCTGCTCGGCATCGACGACGTCGTCGGCATCAAGACCGGCACGCTCGACGACCACGGCTCCAACCTGCTCTTCGCGACGAAGCAGACCGTCGACGGCCACGCCGTCACCCTGATCGGCGCCGTCCTCGGCGGCAAGGACCACGACACGATCGACGCCGACATCCAGCGAATGCTGGCGCAGGTCACGGCGCGCTTCCACACCGTCGACGCCGTCGCCGCGGGCAGCGTCTACGGCACCTACGCGACCCCCTGGGGCGCCACCGTCCAGGCGAGCACCACGACGTCGGTGAGCCGGCTCGTCTACGGCGACGTGACGGTCTCGGGCACCGTCCACCTCGACCGGGTGGGCCTCGACAAGGCAGGACACCGGGTCGGGTCGCTCGAGGTGCACATCGGAGCCTCGACGACGACGGTGCCGCTCGTGCTCGACAAGGCGGTGGCCGCGCCTGACGCGTGGTGGCGCCTCACCAACCCGAAGGTGACGATCGGCGGCTACTCGGCGGACGCGTCGGCGGCGGTCTCACGCCTGGGGGCGTTCGCCTCGTCGATGTAG
- the dinB gene encoding DNA polymerase IV: MSKQDGSGRQVTTTPTDDTTASILHVDMDAFFASVELLEHPELRGLPVVVGHRSQRSVVTAATYEARKFGVNSAMPMAVALRRCPQAIVLEPHFERYKHFSSIVMSMFDDITPNVERLGIDEAFLDVSGSRRLLGTTFEIATALRKRVHAETGLRCSVGAAATKFVAKLASSVAKPDGLLIVPRDETVAFLHPRPISALWGVGGRTEEVLRGYGLNTVGDVAHTPLDTLQRAIGPAGGAKILDLAWGRDARVVQTPADEKSVGHEVTFESDVADAERIRRELFRLSDQVARRLRKAGATGRTVVLKLRFGDFQTITRSKTLAEPTDLGRRIFEEVRGVYEASGHTRTPIRLVGVRVEQLTFAGDSLGAVGLWDDDADWREAETTMDALRARFGPGSVTAASLLESSSLPRAPKRGSETVPRSELGPRSELGPRASRSEPALGSE; this comes from the coding sequence GTGAGCAAGCAGGACGGCAGTGGGCGCCAGGTCACCACCACGCCCACGGACGACACGACGGCGAGCATCCTCCACGTCGACATGGACGCGTTCTTCGCCTCCGTCGAACTGCTCGAGCACCCCGAGCTGCGCGGCCTGCCTGTCGTGGTCGGGCACCGCTCGCAGCGCTCGGTCGTCACCGCGGCCACCTACGAGGCGCGCAAGTTCGGCGTCAACTCGGCCATGCCGATGGCGGTCGCCCTGCGGCGGTGCCCGCAGGCGATCGTGCTCGAGCCGCACTTCGAGCGCTACAAGCACTTCTCGTCGATCGTGATGTCGATGTTCGACGACATCACGCCGAACGTCGAACGGCTCGGCATCGACGAGGCCTTCCTCGACGTCAGCGGCTCGCGCCGACTGCTCGGCACGACGTTCGAGATCGCGACGGCCCTGCGCAAGCGTGTACACGCGGAGACGGGCCTCCGCTGCAGCGTCGGGGCCGCGGCGACGAAGTTCGTGGCCAAGCTCGCGTCGAGCGTCGCGAAACCCGACGGTCTGCTGATCGTGCCCCGCGACGAGACCGTGGCGTTCTTGCATCCTCGGCCCATCAGCGCCCTGTGGGGCGTCGGCGGGCGCACCGAAGAAGTGCTGCGGGGCTACGGCCTGAACACGGTCGGCGATGTGGCGCACACCCCTCTCGACACTCTGCAGCGGGCGATCGGGCCGGCCGGCGGCGCGAAGATCCTCGATCTCGCCTGGGGTCGGGACGCGCGCGTCGTGCAGACACCTGCCGACGAGAAGAGCGTCGGCCACGAGGTCACGTTCGAGAGCGACGTCGCCGATGCCGAACGTATCCGCCGAGAGCTCTTCCGGCTCAGCGACCAGGTCGCGCGGCGGCTTCGGAAGGCCGGCGCCACGGGGCGCACCGTGGTGCTCAAGCTGCGGTTCGGCGACTTCCAGACGATCACGCGCTCGAAGACGCTGGCCGAGCCGACCGACCTGGGGCGGCGCATCTTCGAAGAGGTGCGCGGCGTCTACGAGGCGTCGGGCCACACGCGGACGCCGATCCGTCTGGTCGGCGTGCGCGTGGAGCAGCTGACGTTCGCAGGCGACTCGCTTGGCGCGGTCGGCCTGTGGGACGACGACGCCGACTGGCGCGAGGCCGAGACGACCATGGACGCCCTGCGGGCCCGATTCGGGCCGGGCAGCGTCACGGCGGCCAGCCTGCTCGAGTCGTCGTCGCTGCCGCGGGCACCGAAGCGCGGGTCGGAGACCGTCCCGCGGTCTGAGCTCGGCCCGCGGTCTGAGCTCGGCCCGCGCGCCTCGCGGTCGGAGCCTGCACTCGGGTCCGAGTAA
- a CDS encoding DEAD/DEAH box helicase: protein MGTTAAEHLSPAFPERAAWGTAGKLRAWQAEALEKYFLTLPRDFLAAATPGAGKTTFALRLATELLSRGEVDRIVVVAPTEHLKRQWADAADRVNLRLDPMFKNADVSYGRHYHGIAITYAQVGMKPEVHKAITESGRTLVILDEVHHGGDALTWGDGIREAFGGATRRLSLTGTPFRSDTAPIPFVQYAPDEHGIRTSQSDYSYGYGRALADGVVRPVLFMAYAGQMRWRTRMGDEMSATLGEQVTKDITAQAWRTALSPQGDWIASVLSAADKRLTEVRRGVSDAGGLVIATDTIAARAYAAILTKLTGERPTVVLSDEKASSDRIAAFSAGESRWMVAVRMVSEGVDVPRLAVGVYATSASTPLFFAQAVGRFVRARRRGETASIFLPSVPSLMALAGQLELERDHALDRPTTADDGIFTPEEDALVAEANRDEKASSLLEQQPFEALDAQANFDRVLYDGGEFGTASEVGSLEELDFLGLPGLLEPDQVRELLRQRQATQAGRSKRQPKTGLPAQAAEPARPLYMTIKEQRQELSRLVSIWSANSNEPHAVIHAELRRISGGPSVAQASTEQIQKRIDVLRSRLGRGR, encoded by the coding sequence ATCGGAACGACCGCGGCCGAGCACCTCTCGCCCGCCTTCCCCGAGCGGGCCGCGTGGGGCACCGCCGGCAAGCTGCGGGCCTGGCAGGCGGAGGCCCTCGAGAAATACTTCCTGACGCTACCGCGCGACTTCCTCGCGGCGGCCACCCCCGGCGCCGGTAAGACCACCTTCGCGCTGCGCCTCGCCACCGAGCTGCTCTCTCGCGGCGAGGTCGACCGCATTGTCGTCGTCGCCCCCACCGAGCACCTCAAACGGCAGTGGGCCGACGCCGCCGACCGCGTCAACCTCCGGCTCGACCCGATGTTCAAGAACGCCGACGTCAGCTACGGCCGCCACTACCACGGCATCGCGATCACCTACGCGCAGGTCGGCATGAAGCCCGAGGTGCACAAAGCGATCACCGAGTCGGGCCGCACCCTCGTCATCCTCGACGAGGTGCACCACGGCGGCGACGCCCTCACCTGGGGCGACGGCATCCGCGAGGCGTTCGGCGGGGCCACCCGGCGCCTGTCGCTGACGGGTACCCCGTTCCGCTCCGACACCGCGCCGATCCCGTTCGTGCAGTACGCCCCCGACGAGCACGGCATCCGCACCTCGCAGTCCGACTACTCGTACGGCTACGGCCGCGCCCTCGCCGACGGCGTCGTGCGCCCGGTGCTGTTCATGGCCTACGCCGGGCAGATGCGCTGGCGCACCCGCATGGGCGACGAGATGAGCGCCACCCTCGGCGAGCAGGTCACCAAAGACATCACCGCCCAGGCCTGGCGCACGGCCCTGTCGCCCCAGGGCGACTGGATCGCCTCCGTGCTCTCGGCAGCCGACAAGCGCCTCACCGAGGTGCGGCGCGGCGTCTCCGATGCCGGCGGGCTGGTGATCGCGACCGACACGATCGCGGCTCGCGCGTACGCGGCGATCCTGACGAAACTGACCGGCGAACGGCCGACCGTCGTGCTCTCTGACGAGAAGGCCTCCAGCGACCGCATCGCCGCCTTCTCGGCGGGGGAGTCGCGGTGGATGGTCGCGGTGCGGATGGTGTCGGAGGGCGTCGACGTGCCGCGCCTCGCCGTCGGCGTCTACGCGACGTCGGCGTCGACCCCGCTCTTCTTCGCGCAGGCCGTCGGCCGCTTCGTCCGCGCCCGCCGCCGCGGCGAGACGGCGTCGATCTTCCTTCCGAGCGTGCCGAGCCTGATGGCCCTCGCCGGGCAGCTCGAGCTCGAGCGCGACCACGCTCTCGATCGCCCGACCACGGCCGACGACGGCATCTTCACGCCCGAAGAAGACGCCCTGGTCGCCGAGGCCAACCGCGACGAGAAAGCGTCGAGCCTGCTCGAGCAGCAGCCGTTCGAAGCCCTCGACGCGCAGGCGAACTTCGACCGGGTGCTCTACGACGGCGGAGAGTTCGGCACCGCGAGCGAGGTCGGCAGCCTCGAAGAGCTCGACTTCTTGGGGCTCCCGGGCCTCCTCGAGCCCGACCAGGTGCGCGAACTGCTGCGCCAGCGCCAGGCCACGCAGGCCGGCCGCAGCAAGCGTCAGCCGAAGACCGGCCTGCCCGCGCAGGCCGCCGAGCCGGCGCGCCCGCTCTACATGACGATCAAAGAACAGCGGCAGGAGCTGAGTCGCCTCGTCTCGATCTGGTCGGCCAACTCGAACGAACCCCACGCCGTGATCCACGCCGAGCTGAGGCGCATCTCGGGCGGCCCGTCCGTGGCGCAGGCCTCCACCGAGCAGATCCAGAAGCGCATCGACGTGCTGCGCTCGCGCCTCGGCCGCGGTCGCTAG
- a CDS encoding CDP-alcohol phosphatidyltransferase family protein, translating into MTSLREKESYTESLQRLSSAQKGSSGAPAYSRFVNRRIGRYFAAAAYQLGMTPNQVTAVSALFTFAGIAVIAFVHTSIWSAIAVMLLLVIGYALDSADGQLARLRGGGSAAGEWLDHVIDATKIGVLHLAVFGNWLREPKGHYGLEGFALAYESVAFIAFFAIVLTDQLRRAQHVRTGIPTRGSRRTSTLYSLAVVPTDYGLMCLSFVLLAWPLGFTVVYIAFFVANTLYLAMALPKWFRELKGLGELPDREASA; encoded by the coding sequence ATGACCTCACTCCGCGAGAAGGAGAGCTACACGGAGTCGCTCCAGCGCCTCTCTTCCGCCCAGAAGGGCTCGAGCGGGGCTCCGGCCTACTCGCGGTTCGTCAACCGCCGCATCGGGCGGTACTTCGCAGCCGCGGCGTATCAGCTCGGTATGACGCCGAACCAGGTCACCGCCGTGAGCGCGCTGTTCACATTCGCCGGCATCGCCGTGATCGCGTTCGTGCACACGTCGATCTGGTCGGCGATCGCGGTGATGCTGCTGCTCGTGATCGGCTACGCGCTCGACTCCGCAGACGGCCAGCTCGCCCGCCTCCGCGGCGGCGGCAGCGCGGCCGGCGAGTGGCTCGACCACGTGATCGACGCGACCAAGATCGGCGTCCTGCACCTGGCCGTCTTCGGCAACTGGCTGCGCGAGCCGAAGGGCCACTACGGGCTGGAGGGTTTCGCCCTCGCCTACGAGAGCGTCGCGTTCATCGCGTTCTTCGCGATCGTGCTGACCGATCAGCTTCGCCGCGCGCAGCACGTCCGCACCGGCATCCCGACCCGGGGCAGCCGTCGCACGTCGACGCTCTACTCGCTGGCCGTCGTGCCGACCGACTACGGCCTCATGTGCCTGTCTTTCGTCCTGCTGGCCTGGCCTCTCGGCTTCACCGTCGTCTACATCGCGTTCTTCGTCGCCAACACTCTCTACCTGGCGATGGCGCTGCCCAAGTGGTTCCGCGAGCTCAAGGGGCTCGGCGAACTGCCCGATCGAGAGGCCTCGGCGTGA